The stretch of DNA TGTGTTCCTTCGCCAAATAGCCTTTTTCCCTTCCCTATAGTAACCGGGAAAATCCATAACCGAAATTCGTCGATAAGATCGTGTTTAAGCAGGGTTTGAATAAGATTGCTGCTGCCGTGCACCTGGAGTTCGGGCCCTTTTTGTTCCTTGAGATTTCTGATTGCCTGCACCACGTTTCCCATTATCAGTGTAGAATTATTCCACTTCACTTCATCAAGCGTTCCGGAGACAACATACTTCTTGATGCTGTTCAATTTGTCGGCAACCGGGTCATCTTTAATGTTTGGCCAGTGTGCCGCGAAGATTTCATACGTCTTCCTGCCCAATAATAATTCAAACGGCTTTGCCATATATCCGCCCATGACTTGCCCCATCATGTCGTCCCAGTAATTGACCGTCCATCCGCCGTAGGTGAAACCGCCGGTCGGATCTTCCTCCGGTCCTCCTGGTGCTTGCATAACGCCGTCAAGCGTTACAAATGTGCTTACAATGAGCTTTCTCATGTTAATTGACCCCACACGTCTTCACGACATCTAACGGCCCTTTCTCTGTTTTCTCCATATCGAATATTCACCCCCAATGAAGCAATCTCAATTATATGTTAGAATTTTTTGCTATAAATACTTGTCTGGGATTGGGCTCTGTCAAGTCTGCGGTTGTTAATATTATATAAATCATCATATCGTTAGTATTTGCCTTTGAAAAGAGCGCTATCCTTTCGGCTGACGAAGACGTACCCCTTGAGCCAAAACTTTTATCCAAATAAAAACTTAACATTATTGTTTGAGTGTGAGCAATGGTAACCGCTGACAAACCCCGGGCAATAATGTCTGCAAGAATGCTCTGGCTTGATTGGGTCAGAGTTCTTGCCATGGGCATGATTTTTTTGTTTCATAGTAGCAGGCCTTTCGCCCCTCCTTCATGGCATATTATGAACCAGACTCTTGACTTGGGGTTTACTCTGTTCGACATCTTCGTTTCTGGTTGGATCATGCCTTTATTCTTCGCGGTTTCAGGTATCGCAGTCTACTTTTCTTTAGCAAAACGTAGTACCTCCCAATTCGTAGGCGACAGATTCATGAGACTCATGATTCCCTTCCTTTTCGTCGGCTTGCTCGTTATCCTGTCCGTAAACGTTTACTATGATGCAGTATTTCATCGCTATTTCACCGGAGATTTCCTCAGTTTTTACCTTGGGCCGTACTTCACGAAATATTTCCCCTTCGACCTCAACTTTTCGCCCACTTATTTCGCAAACTCAAACCAGGGTATATACCTTTGGTATCTTTTCTGGCTCTTCGTCTTCTCTCTGGCCACATTTCACTTATTCAAATGGCTCGCAGAAGAGCGAAACCGCAACAGACTCTCGAAACTATACTCTGTCTGCAACACGCGCGGGGGCATTTTACTGCTCGGGATCCCTCTGATCATTGTGAACATAGCTGCGGTGCCCCCATACTTTATCTTTCCCAGCGGATATGGAGGCTGGAAGCTTCCCGCATACCTCGTATTATTCATTACAGCTTATGTGATGGCTTCCAGCCCTCAATTCGAAGAGTCTATAGAGAAAAACAGGGTACCCGCGCTCTTTCTTGGGATCATCACCAGCCTCTTAGTATTTGCTTTGGCGACGATAGTTCTGTCTGATCCATCTGCGATGGAACGCTACTATGTTCCAGTTTCTATCGTGTGGGCGCTGAACGGATGGTGCTGGGTAACGGCGATACTTGGCTTCGGGCGCAAGTATCTCTCCTTCGACCACAAATACCTGAAGGTCTCAAATGAACTCGTTCTGCCGTTCTATGTTCTTCATCAGTCCGTAATTGTTGCAATCGCCTTCTATGTCATCGGCTTGGATTTGATCGTATTTGAAAAGTATTTCCTCATAGTGCTCGCATCGTTTTCTATCATAGTTGCCCTGCTCTATCCGATTAGCAGGATCAATTTGCTCAGGTTCCTGTTTGGAATGAGGATGAAGAAGCGGCCCCCATGAGAGAAAGCACCGACTCAGGACAAATCTCAATCTGCGATTGATCCTTCGGTTAACTTCAAATTAGGATATTATAGAAGAATGAATAAGATTTACGACGAATGTAAAATTTATGAAAAAATACAACAAACAAGATCAGAGATTATTGGCAACCTGGGCTGCGGACTGCGCCGAACGAGTACTTCCATTTTTTGAGAAGGCATATCCGAAAGACGACCGACCCCGCAAAGCCATCGAAGCATGCCGAACATGGGTTCGCACAGGGGTATTCAAGATGGCTGATATACGCGGAGCTTCTCTTGCAGCTCATGCCGCCGCCCGCGAAGCGAAAGAAAATAAAACGGCTTGTTTTGCCGCGCGTGCCGCAGGCCAAGCGGTGGCAACTGTACATGTTCCCCAACACGCCCTCGGCGGCGCTTACTATGCTCTTAAAGCCGTTGCGGTAGCTGACCTTGCTAATGCCGATGTTAAAATTGCCAAAGAACGCAATTGGCAATCACGGCGTCTTCCAAAAAATCTAAGGCAAGAAATTTTAAATAAAATAATAATTCAAAAACGTGACGATGGAATTTTTATCAAAATACAAAAAGGCAAGGATTTTTAATAATTAAGGGATTAGTACGTAAGCAGAGACTTAAGGAGTCGTATTTTGCTTAACCAATAATAAAAATTAAACGCAAAGTTAGATATTCTCGAAGAACTTATTCAATTCAGGGACTT from Candidatus Methanoperedens sp. encodes:
- a CDS encoding acyltransferase family protein, whose product is MVTADKPRAIMSARMLWLDWVRVLAMGMIFLFHSSRPFAPPSWHIMNQTLDLGFTLFDIFVSGWIMPLFFAVSGIAVYFSLAKRSTSQFVGDRFMRLMIPFLFVGLLVILSVNVYYDAVFHRYFTGDFLSFYLGPYFTKYFPFDLNFSPTYFANSNQGIYLWYLFWLFVFSLATFHLFKWLAEERNRNRLSKLYSVCNTRGGILLLGIPLIIVNIAAVPPYFIFPSGYGGWKLPAYLVLFITAYVMASSPQFEESIEKNRVPALFLGIITSLLVFALATIVLSDPSAMERYYVPVSIVWALNGWCWVTAILGFGRKYLSFDHKYLKVSNELVLPFYVLHQSVIVAIAFYVIGLDLIVFEKYFLIVLASFSIIVALLYPISRINLLRFLFGMRMKKRPP
- a CDS encoding dihydrofolate reductase family protein, with protein sequence MRKLIVSTFVTLDGVMQAPGGPEEDPTGGFTYGGWTVNYWDDMMGQVMGGYMAKPFELLLGRKTYEIFAAHWPNIKDDPVADKLNSIKKYVVSGTLDEVKWNNSTLIMGNVVQAIRNLKEQKGPELQVHGSSNLIQTLLKHDLIDEFRLWIFPVTIGKGKRLFGEGTQPANLKLIDSKTSTTGVIIATYEPAGKLKTGSFALDNPNVAEIKRRKRLADESKD